One Opitutus sp. ER46 genomic region harbors:
- the upp gene encoding uracil phosphoribosyltransferase: MLNVLDHPLAAHIITHLRDKTTKPATFRTLAYQISMLLAIEATANVETSAKEIETPLERMTGRELAHETLVVVPILRAGLGMVQPFSDLFPDVSVGYIGLERDHATAVARSYYCKLPPLSNRHVFLVDPMLATGGSAVQALTIVKEQGAKNPTLVCIVAAPEGVAEVEKHHPGTPIHTAALDRQLNDRKYILPGLGDFGDRLYGT; this comes from the coding sequence ATGCTCAACGTCCTCGATCATCCTCTTGCGGCTCACATCATCACGCACCTGCGTGACAAGACCACGAAGCCGGCCACGTTCCGCACGCTCGCATACCAGATCAGCATGCTGCTCGCGATCGAGGCCACCGCCAACGTGGAGACCTCCGCCAAGGAGATCGAAACCCCGCTCGAGCGGATGACGGGCCGCGAACTCGCCCACGAAACCCTCGTCGTCGTGCCCATCCTGCGCGCCGGCCTCGGCATGGTGCAGCCGTTCAGCGATCTCTTTCCCGACGTGAGCGTCGGCTACATCGGCCTCGAGCGCGACCACGCCACCGCCGTCGCCCGCAGCTATTACTGCAAACTCCCGCCGCTCTCCAACCGGCACGTCTTCCTGGTCGACCCGATGCTCGCCACCGGCGGCTCCGCCGTGCAGGCGCTCACCATCGTCAAGGAACAGGGCGCGAAGAACCCGACGCTCGTGTGCATCGTCGCTGCCCCTGAAGGCGTCGCCGAGGTCGAGAAGCATCACCCCGGCACCCCCATCCACACCGCCGCCCTCGACCGCCAGCTCAACGACCGGAAATACATCCTTCCCGGCCTCGGCGATTTCGGCGACCGCCTCTACGGCACGTGA
- a CDS encoding sugar-binding domain-containing protein, with translation MATRSPISRLCALSLVALAVILSSCAGPTDVRAPLPPATQSLAGEWRFALDRADAGVAERWFERALDGRIKLPGILQAQGFGDEIRTDTPWVLMLGDAWWKLQPERLRAKFSQPGHVEVPFLSQPPRHYLGAAWYQRDVEVPAAAAGRRFVLFLERPHWETTVWVDDRAYPAQNSLVAPHVTDLGRLAPGKHRLTVRIDNRQIVRDPRFDGHGPDSHSVSDALGATWNGVVGRIELQSTPLVWLEDVQVFPNVRRRSALVRVRVGNATGEPGAGTVTAGEGTVPVQWDRTGGAADIEVALGADASLWDEFHPALHDVRVVLRTPAGEEERTVRFGLREVAWRDKELLVNGRSVNLRTTHFGGDFPLTGYPATDVETWRRMFRVCQDFGLNGMRFHSWCPPEAAFTAADELGFYLQAECGLWAPFNPGSPYTRYLEEETPRLLQAYGNHASFVLFSPSNEPAGKYVEITPAWAARWYEKDPRRLYSAGTGWGRRPQVTDGPQFAALVEFARQDLRNWSGWFGRDYRAALSDVHIPVLAHEIGQWCAYPDFSVIDAFTGYLQPGNFRIFRHLAEQTGVAGFNHDFVQASGAFQLACYKEEIEANLRTPGLAGYQLLDLRDYLGQGTALIGVVDAFWRPKPYVTAETFRRFNATTVPLARLAERTFTTAETLTADVELYHFGAQPLAEARPYWKVVRADEPAAVVAQGEFATRDVPIGKNLPLGRVSVPLASLRAPAAYRLVVGLAGTTVENDWNVWVYPAHIEPTTPAEVLMTSKWAEAEERLAAGGKVLFIPTAADLPRGRSPEMSRTPVFWNIQMTVRPPRNPKPQFDAMLGLLCQPGHPALAGFPTGIGCDWQWTPLIDGVRSVNLTEAPRALRPIVATIDDWNRNWRLGVIFEAQVGGGRLLVCTIDVGAADAPVGARQLRRSLLDYMAGDAFRPAASLTLEDVRALWRPAPEAGEVDQREFDPDLNDGRRRAVPGA, from the coding sequence GTGGCCACCCGTTCTCCCATCTCCCGTCTGTGCGCCCTCTCGTTGGTGGCGCTTGCTGTGATCCTCTCCTCCTGTGCCGGCCCGACCGACGTGCGGGCGCCCTTGCCGCCGGCGACGCAGTCGCTCGCGGGCGAGTGGCGGTTTGCCCTCGACCGCGCGGATGCGGGCGTGGCGGAGCGCTGGTTCGAGCGCGCGCTCGACGGCCGGATCAAGCTGCCGGGGATCCTGCAGGCGCAGGGATTCGGCGATGAGATTCGGACCGACACGCCCTGGGTGCTGATGCTGGGCGATGCCTGGTGGAAGCTGCAGCCGGAGCGCCTGCGGGCGAAGTTCTCGCAGCCCGGCCACGTCGAAGTGCCGTTCCTCTCGCAACCCCCGCGGCACTATCTCGGCGCCGCCTGGTACCAGCGCGACGTCGAGGTGCCGGCGGCGGCGGCCGGCCGGCGGTTCGTGCTCTTCCTCGAGCGTCCGCACTGGGAAACGACGGTATGGGTCGATGACCGCGCGTATCCCGCGCAAAACAGCCTCGTTGCCCCGCATGTGACCGACCTCGGGCGGCTCGCGCCCGGGAAGCACCGGCTGACCGTGCGGATCGACAATCGGCAGATCGTGCGCGACCCGAGATTCGACGGCCATGGGCCGGACAGCCACAGCGTGTCGGACGCGCTGGGCGCCACGTGGAACGGCGTGGTTGGACGCATCGAGCTGCAGTCGACGCCGCTGGTGTGGCTCGAGGACGTGCAGGTTTTCCCTAATGTGCGCCGCCGGTCGGCGCTGGTGCGCGTGCGCGTGGGCAACGCGACCGGTGAACCCGGCGCAGGCACGGTCACGGCAGGCGAGGGGACAGTCCCCGTGCAATGGGATCGCACCGGCGGTGCCGCCGACATCGAGGTGGCGCTCGGGGCCGACGCGTCCCTCTGGGACGAGTTTCATCCCGCGCTGCATGACGTGCGCGTGGTGCTGCGCACGCCGGCGGGCGAAGAGGAGCGCACGGTGCGGTTCGGGCTGCGCGAGGTGGCGTGGCGCGACAAGGAACTGCTCGTCAACGGCCGGTCGGTGAACCTGCGGACGACGCATTTCGGCGGCGACTTCCCGCTCACGGGTTATCCCGCGACGGACGTCGAGACCTGGCGCCGGATGTTCCGCGTGTGTCAGGACTTCGGGCTCAATGGCATGCGGTTCCATTCCTGGTGTCCGCCGGAGGCGGCGTTCACGGCGGCGGACGAGCTGGGCTTCTACCTGCAGGCCGAGTGCGGGCTGTGGGCGCCGTTCAACCCCGGCAGCCCGTACACGCGGTACCTCGAGGAGGAGACGCCGCGGCTGCTGCAGGCGTACGGCAATCACGCCTCGTTCGTGTTGTTTTCGCCGAGCAACGAGCCGGCGGGGAAATACGTGGAGATCACACCGGCCTGGGCGGCGCGCTGGTACGAGAAGGATCCGCGCCGGCTGTATTCGGCGGGCACGGGCTGGGGGCGGCGGCCGCAGGTGACGGACGGGCCGCAGTTCGCCGCGCTGGTGGAGTTCGCGCGGCAGGACCTGCGCAATTGGAGCGGCTGGTTCGGGCGCGACTATCGCGCCGCGCTGAGCGACGTGCACATCCCGGTGCTCGCGCACGAGATCGGCCAGTGGTGTGCGTATCCGGATTTCTCGGTCATCGATGCGTTCACCGGCTACCTGCAGCCGGGCAATTTCCGGATCTTCCGGCATCTTGCGGAGCAGACCGGCGTGGCCGGGTTCAACCACGACTTCGTGCAGGCGTCGGGCGCGTTCCAGCTCGCGTGCTACAAGGAGGAGATCGAGGCCAACCTGCGCACGCCCGGACTGGCGGGTTACCAGCTCCTCGACCTGCGCGACTACCTCGGGCAGGGCACCGCGCTCATCGGCGTGGTTGACGCGTTCTGGCGGCCCAAGCCGTACGTCACCGCAGAGACGTTCCGTCGCTTCAACGCGACGACGGTGCCGCTCGCGCGCCTGGCGGAGCGGACCTTTACGACCGCCGAAACCCTGACGGCGGACGTGGAGCTGTATCATTTCGGCGCGCAGCCCCTCGCGGAGGCGCGGCCGTACTGGAAGGTGGTCCGCGCGGACGAGCCAGCTGCGGTGGTGGCGCAGGGCGAGTTTGCGACGCGCGACGTGCCGATCGGAAAGAACCTGCCGCTTGGCCGCGTGAGCGTGCCGCTGGCGTCGCTGCGCGCTCCGGCGGCGTACCGCCTCGTGGTGGGCCTTGCCGGCACGACCGTGGAGAACGACTGGAACGTGTGGGTGTACCCGGCGCACATCGAGCCGACGACACCGGCGGAGGTGCTGATGACTTCGAAATGGGCCGAGGCGGAGGAGCGGTTGGCTGCCGGAGGCAAGGTGCTCTTCATTCCGACGGCGGCGGACCTGCCGCGCGGCCGGAGTCCGGAAATGAGCCGCACGCCGGTGTTCTGGAACATCCAGATGACGGTGCGGCCGCCGCGGAATCCGAAGCCGCAGTTCGATGCGATGCTGGGGCTGCTGTGCCAGCCGGGGCATCCGGCGCTGGCAGGATTCCCGACGGGGATCGGCTGTGACTGGCAATGGACGCCGCTGATTGATGGCGTGCGTTCGGTGAACCTGACCGAGGCGCCGCGGGCATTGCGGCCAATTGTGGCGACGATCGACGACTGGAACCGCAACTGGCGGCTCGGCGTGATCTTCGAGGCCCAAGTTGGCGGCGGCCGGCTGCTGGTCTGCACGATCGACGTCGGCGCGGCGGACGCGCCGGTCGGGGCGCGGCAACTGCGCCGATCGCTGCTCGACTACATGGCGGGCGACGCATTTCGGCCGGCGGCTAGCCTGACACTCGAGGACGTGCGCGCGCTCTGGCGACCCGCGCCCGAAGCCGGCGAGGTCGACCAGCGCGAGTTCGATCCGGACCTGAACGACGGCCGCCGGCGTGCGGTGCCGGGCGCCTGA
- a CDS encoding nucleoside 2-deoxyribosyltransferase, with amino-acid sequence MRFRLSTAPATRPGPAANPPPSSPARPLTRSPSPHPEARPFRLTPLRPTLTLTFTSSTFTLKATRPSYTVYLGGEMFDLKHLIGNAWLAEAIYEKSHGRFRCLLPQDLVPPGRGSRSIRDQLLRALVACDLAVFCFDGSDLDSGTVVEFMMAKFADIPAVLVRSDVRHGGDARSTPWNLMASGFPRTAHVIVPSLPLYRSRLRHHGLDDVLRLAGQHGSATAQLVCEQTAAQCVRALDRVLATEPTMPKYLREEAYQWLALLPGLRGKRKSLRKEFESRLKAKVERDLL; translated from the coding sequence ATCCGCTTTCGCCTTTCTACCGCGCCGGCCACGAGGCCTGGGCCCGCGGCGAACCCACCCCCTTCCTCCCCGGCCCGACCGCTCACACGCTCACCCTCACCCCACCCTGAAGCTCGACCTTTCCGTCTCACCCCCCTCCGTCCCACTCTCACTCTCACTTTTACTTCCTCCACTTTCACTCTGAAAGCCACCCGCCCCAGCTACACGGTCTATCTCGGCGGCGAGATGTTCGACCTCAAGCACCTCATCGGCAACGCCTGGCTCGCCGAGGCCATCTACGAGAAGTCGCACGGGCGTTTTCGCTGCCTGCTGCCCCAGGACCTCGTGCCGCCCGGCCGCGGCTCGCGTTCGATCCGCGACCAACTGCTCCGCGCCCTCGTCGCCTGCGATCTCGCCGTGTTCTGCTTCGACGGTTCCGACCTCGATAGCGGCACCGTCGTCGAGTTCATGATGGCGAAATTTGCCGACATCCCGGCCGTCCTCGTCCGCAGCGACGTCCGCCACGGGGGTGACGCCCGGTCCACCCCGTGGAACCTCATGGCGTCCGGTTTCCCGCGGACTGCGCATGTGATCGTGCCCAGCCTGCCGCTCTACCGCAGCCGCCTGCGCCATCACGGCCTCGACGACGTGCTCCGGCTCGCCGGCCAGCACGGCTCCGCCACCGCGCAGCTCGTGTGCGAGCAAACCGCCGCCCAGTGCGTCCGCGCCCTCGACCGCGTGCTGGCGACCGAGCCCACGATGCCAAAATACCTCCGGGAGGAGGCCTACCAGTGGCTCGCGCTGCTGCCCGGCCTGCGCGGCAAGCGCAAATCCCTCCGCAAGGAGTTCGAGTCCCGCCTCAAGGCCAAGGTCGAGCGGGACCTGCTCTGA
- a CDS encoding sigma-70 family RNA polymerase sigma factor: MTGSDAELLQRYVSAGAEEAFAELVRRHIDGVYSAAVRRVGGDTHLAEDVVQQVFAALAQNAAALVRHPALSAWLYVSTRNQAVNVVRRERRRKTRELEAMAMRENEPEAEAIDWRRVAPVLDAAIDQLNETDRTAVVLRYIERRSFAEVGATLRVSEDAARMRVDRALERMRLSLQRAGVSSTAAALGLVLTNHAVGAAPVGLAASVTTAALTAPPVAAASGALIGFMSTTKVIAGAVGIAALVAIGTATRQAYVLRQAEHALTAATQDNESLDTRRQLAVRRAVTAEEAITGLDKSIADAQAAKAQQEQRAKLLAAATGRPSAAALSAGQALMDRYPELRQAVIAYARAQVYARFGPYMRNRNLTPEQEELFVNWMVLDSGSVRRLTGPDGEPIMLAVPDWGNREKRREMERTLGQMLGMEAGQELRTFVEQYPARTLASSLAGSLYFTDTPLTAEQSTALVAAVAEASKLNRKTGWNGQYDWAAVLPKAKPVLSESQYAVLTSYQTQQVFEARMMAALRGDGAAAQASTNPNR; the protein is encoded by the coding sequence ATGACCGGATCAGATGCAGAACTGCTGCAGCGTTACGTGTCCGCAGGGGCCGAGGAAGCCTTTGCCGAGTTGGTGCGTCGTCATATCGATGGCGTGTACTCGGCGGCGGTGCGGCGCGTGGGCGGTGACACGCATCTGGCCGAGGACGTGGTCCAGCAGGTCTTCGCGGCGTTGGCGCAGAACGCGGCTGCGCTGGTCCGCCATCCTGCGCTCTCGGCCTGGCTGTACGTCAGCACCCGGAACCAGGCGGTGAACGTGGTGCGCCGGGAACGACGGCGCAAAACCCGCGAACTGGAGGCCATGGCCATGCGCGAGAACGAACCCGAAGCCGAGGCGATCGACTGGAGGCGGGTGGCGCCCGTGCTGGATGCGGCGATCGACCAGCTCAACGAGACCGATCGCACGGCAGTCGTCCTGCGCTACATCGAGCGCCGTAGTTTTGCGGAGGTGGGCGCCACCTTGCGAGTGTCGGAAGACGCGGCGCGGATGCGCGTGGATCGCGCGCTGGAGCGCATGCGGCTGAGCCTGCAGCGGGCAGGAGTGTCCTCGACCGCGGCGGCGCTTGGCCTCGTCCTGACGAACCATGCCGTCGGCGCGGCGCCGGTGGGTCTGGCGGCGAGCGTGACGACCGCGGCGCTGACGGCGCCGCCGGTGGCGGCGGCTTCGGGCGCGCTGATCGGGTTTATGAGCACCACCAAAGTGATCGCCGGGGCGGTGGGCATCGCCGCGCTGGTGGCGATCGGCACCGCGACGCGCCAGGCTTATGTCCTGCGCCAGGCCGAACACGCCTTGACGGCCGCCACGCAGGACAACGAGAGCCTCGACACCCGCCGGCAGCTGGCGGTGCGCCGGGCGGTGACGGCGGAGGAGGCGATTACCGGCCTGGACAAATCAATCGCCGACGCCCAGGCGGCGAAGGCCCAGCAGGAGCAGCGGGCAAAACTGCTCGCGGCCGCGACCGGCCGACCCTCGGCGGCGGCGCTGAGTGCGGGGCAGGCGCTGATGGATCGGTATCCCGAGTTGCGCCAAGCGGTGATCGCCTACGCCCGCGCGCAAGTTTACGCCCGGTTCGGACCCTACATGCGGAACCGGAACCTGACTCCGGAGCAGGAGGAGCTCTTCGTGAACTGGATGGTCCTCGACTCGGGGTCGGTCCGCCGGCTCACCGGTCCCGACGGCGAGCCGATCATGCTGGCGGTGCCTGACTGGGGTAATCGCGAAAAGCGCCGGGAAATGGAGCGGACCCTCGGGCAGATGCTCGGGATGGAGGCGGGCCAGGAGCTGCGGACGTTCGTGGAGCAGTACCCGGCCCGCACCCTGGCATCCTCGCTGGCGGGGTCGCTGTACTTCACAGACACGCCGTTGACGGCGGAGCAGAGCACCGCGCTGGTCGCGGCCGTGGCCGAGGCGAGCAAGCTGAACCGGAAAACCGGCTGGAATGGCCAGTACGACTGGGCCGCGGTGCTGCCGAAAGCGAAGCCGGTGTTGTCGGAATCCCAATACGCGGTGCTCACGTCGTATCAGACGCAGCAGGTGTTTGAGGCCAGGATGATGGCAGCGCTGCGCGGGGATGGCGCGGCGGCGCAGGCATCCACCAACCCGAATCGCTGA
- a CDS encoding ABC transporter permease codes for MHSFLQDLCHSFRLLARTPGFTLTAVLILALGIGANTAVFSLVQELLWLPQPFQEPQRIVQLYSQDQKDPRSFRLFSYGTYRDLAAQDQVFSGVLAHNLTMVGIGEGGEARRGFAAIVSSNYFSVLGVPLAQGRAFSAEEEQPGSRIPVVIASHAYWQRTGFDPALVGKTVRVNERLYTVVGITPPRFAGTMTIMGPELYFPLGVYDWVARGAANDGREVLNQRSAHELFLLGRLKPGMSVEAARPVLATMAENLGRSQPVDEKERVYFAGPLPRLSTSVSPTGRGGLGVIGGLLLGMAGIVLLISCLNLANLLLARGRARRKEIAVRLALGGSRARIVRQLLTEGAVLTLLGAAAGLLLARWGTDALVASMAARVPLALFFQGVTNGAAFAATLGFAALATLGFALGPALRLTGAARPEDLKEQPGEDAPTRRRRAWLPRHPLVVAQLALSLGLLCTAGLFVRGALKAARIDTGFRADATLLAELDTRLAGYDEGRALDVYRALVERLAALPGVEAASVGSVVPFGDTSMGREVRRAGLVLEPAARPATAAEGRGYQARWSSVGADYFRAMGLPLLRGRGFTSAEADQKGAPRVVVIDEVLARELYPDGNALGQRVEFGGPGRKPKPEDSMEVVGIVPATRWTFFKAEGEGAVYVPFAQGFESNAFLHVRVAGGAPEAAQALSDVVRREIRAGAPAVPLFRVKSFAQHLDGSIQLWVVRTGAVLFGSFGVLALLLAVVGVYGVKSYAVSRRTREIGIRMALGADGAKVRAMILREGVATIVAGLALGGLLGVALGQACRGLLYDVSAIDPVAFVTAIVVLTAAGLAACWFPARRATRISPMTALRTE; via the coding sequence ATGCATTCATTCCTTCAAGATCTGTGTCACTCGTTCCGGCTGCTGGCGCGCACCCCGGGCTTTACGCTCACGGCGGTCCTGATCCTTGCGCTCGGCATCGGCGCGAACACCGCGGTGTTCAGCCTGGTGCAGGAGCTATTGTGGCTGCCGCAGCCGTTCCAGGAGCCGCAGCGGATCGTGCAGCTCTATTCGCAGGACCAAAAGGACCCGCGGAGCTTCCGGCTGTTTTCGTACGGCACGTATCGCGACCTGGCGGCGCAGGACCAGGTGTTTTCGGGGGTGCTGGCGCACAATCTGACGATGGTGGGAATCGGCGAAGGCGGGGAGGCGCGGCGGGGGTTCGCGGCGATCGTGAGCTCGAACTATTTTTCGGTGCTCGGGGTGCCGCTGGCGCAAGGGCGGGCGTTCTCGGCGGAGGAGGAGCAGCCCGGGAGCCGGATCCCGGTGGTGATTGCGAGCCACGCATACTGGCAGCGCACCGGCTTTGATCCGGCGCTGGTGGGCAAGACGGTGCGGGTGAACGAGCGGCTCTACACCGTGGTGGGGATCACGCCGCCGCGGTTCGCGGGCACGATGACGATCATGGGGCCGGAGCTTTATTTCCCCCTCGGCGTGTACGACTGGGTGGCGCGCGGCGCCGCGAACGATGGCCGCGAGGTGCTGAACCAGCGGTCGGCGCACGAGCTCTTCCTGCTTGGGCGGCTGAAGCCCGGCATGAGCGTCGAAGCGGCGCGGCCGGTGCTGGCGACGATGGCGGAGAACCTTGGCCGGAGTCAGCCGGTGGACGAAAAGGAACGCGTGTACTTTGCGGGGCCCCTGCCGCGGCTGAGCACGAGCGTGAGTCCGACGGGGCGCGGCGGGCTGGGCGTGATCGGCGGCCTGCTGCTGGGCATGGCGGGGATCGTGCTCCTGATCTCGTGCCTGAACCTGGCGAACCTGCTGCTGGCGCGCGGGCGGGCGCGGCGGAAGGAGATCGCGGTGCGGCTGGCGCTGGGCGGCAGCCGGGCGCGGATCGTGCGGCAGCTGCTCACCGAAGGCGCAGTGCTGACCCTGCTCGGTGCGGCTGCGGGGCTGTTGTTGGCGCGCTGGGGCACCGACGCGCTCGTGGCTTCGATGGCGGCGCGGGTGCCGCTTGCGCTCTTCTTCCAAGGCGTGACGAACGGGGCGGCCTTTGCCGCGACGCTCGGGTTTGCAGCGCTCGCGACGCTCGGTTTTGCGCTCGGGCCGGCGCTGCGGCTCACCGGGGCGGCGCGGCCGGAGGATTTGAAGGAGCAGCCGGGCGAGGACGCGCCCACGCGGCGGCGCCGGGCCTGGCTGCCGCGGCATCCGCTGGTGGTGGCGCAACTGGCGCTCTCACTCGGGTTGTTGTGCACGGCGGGATTGTTTGTCCGCGGGGCGCTGAAGGCGGCGCGGATCGACACGGGTTTTCGCGCAGACGCGACGCTGCTCGCGGAGCTCGACACGCGGCTCGCGGGGTACGACGAGGGGCGGGCGCTCGACGTGTATCGCGCGCTCGTGGAGCGGCTCGCGGCGCTGCCCGGGGTGGAGGCGGCGAGCGTGGGCTCGGTGGTGCCTTTCGGGGACACAAGCATGGGCCGGGAAGTACGGCGGGCGGGGCTGGTGTTGGAGCCCGCGGCGCGGCCAGCGACGGCGGCCGAAGGCCGTGGCTATCAGGCGCGCTGGTCCAGCGTGGGAGCGGACTATTTCCGGGCCATGGGACTGCCGCTGCTACGCGGGCGGGGTTTCACGTCGGCGGAGGCGGACCAGAAAGGGGCGCCGCGGGTGGTCGTGATCGACGAGGTGCTGGCGCGGGAGCTGTATCCCGACGGCAACGCGCTGGGTCAGCGGGTGGAGTTTGGCGGGCCGGGGCGGAAGCCAAAGCCCGAGGACAGCATGGAGGTGGTGGGCATTGTGCCGGCGACGCGCTGGACGTTTTTCAAGGCTGAGGGCGAGGGGGCGGTCTACGTGCCCTTCGCACAGGGCTTTGAGAGCAACGCGTTCCTGCATGTGCGCGTGGCGGGCGGCGCGCCGGAGGCGGCGCAGGCGTTGAGCGATGTCGTCCGCCGGGAAATCAGGGCGGGCGCGCCGGCGGTGCCGCTGTTTCGCGTGAAGAGTTTTGCGCAGCACCTCGATGGGAGCATCCAGCTTTGGGTGGTGCGCACGGGCGCGGTGCTGTTTGGGAGTTTCGGCGTGCTGGCGTTGCTGCTGGCGGTCGTCGGCGTGTACGGCGTGAAGAGCTACGCGGTGAGTCGGCGCACGCGCGAGATCGGCATCCGGATGGCGCTCGGCGCCGACGGCGCGAAGGTGCGCGCCATGATCCTGCGCGAGGGGGTGGCGACGATCGTGGCCGGACTGGCGCTCGGCGGCTTGCTCGGCGTGGCGCTGGGGCAGGCGTGTCGCGGACTGCTTTACGACGTGAGCGCGATCGATCCGGTGGCGTTTGTGACGGCGATCGTGGTGCTGACTGCCGCGGGTCTTGCCGCCTGCTGGTTCCCCGCGCGTCGCGCCACGCGGATCAGCCCGATGACCGCGCTGCGGACGGAGTGA